Sequence from the Cellulomonas fimi ATCC 484 genome:
TCTCGCGCGCGTTCCTCGGTGCTGCCGTCGACCTCGAGGAGACGTACCGCTGGGGCGTCGAGGAGCTCGCCCGCGTCGTCGCCGAGCAGCAGGCCGTCGCCGAGCAGATCGCCGGGCCGGGCGCGAGCGTCGAGCAGGCGGTCGCCGCCCTCGACGCGGACCCGGCGCGCCAGCTGCACGGCACCGAGGCGCTGCGCGCGTGGATGCAGGAGACGTCGGACGCCGCGATCGACGCGCTCGACGGGGTCCACTTCACGATCCCCGAGGCGCTGCGCACCCTGGAGTGCCGCATCGCGCCCACGCAGACGGGCGGCATCTACTACACCGGCCCGAGCGACGACTTCTCCCGCCCCGGCCGCATGTGGTGGTCGGTGCCCGCGGACGTGACGACGTTCGGGACGTGGCGCGAGAAGACGACCGTCTACCACGAGGGCGTCCCGGGCCACCACCTGCAGATCGGCCAGGCCGTCGCCGCGCGCGACACCCTCAACCGCTGGCGCCGCCTCGCGTGCTGGACCTCCGGGTTCGGCGAGGGCTGGGCGCTGTACGCCGAGCGGCTCATGGCCGACCTGGGCTTCCTCGACGACCCGGGCGACCGGTTCGGGATGCTCGACAGCCAGCGCCTGCGCGCTGCACGCGTCGTCTTCGACATCGGGGTGCACCTGGGGCTGCCCGCGCCCGCCGAGTGGGGCGGCGGCACGTGGGACGCCGACAAGGGCTGGGAGCTCCTGCGCGCGAACGTCAACATGCCCGAGTCGTCGGTCCGCTTCGAGTGGATGCGCTACCTGGGCTGGCCGGGCCAGGCGCCCTCGTACAAGGTCGGCCAGCGGCTGTGGGAGCAGACGCGCGACGAGGCGGCGGGCACCGCCCGCACGCGCGGCGAGGGCTTCGACCTGCGCGCGTTCCACGCGTCCGCGCTCGACCTGGGTGCGCTGCCGCTCGACGTCCTCAAGCAGGT
This genomic interval carries:
- a CDS encoding DUF885 domain-containing protein, producing MTTTPHPSGPRQPTPIDAVAEAHVDAAATLNPLDATAMGLPGHEHEMTDLSPAGHDARADLARSTLVALDGLAPVDAVDEVTLAAMRERLGLELELHDAGEHLRDLNNIASPVQGLRDVFDIMATSSVEDWENVAARLNALPGAVDGYVESLRLAASRGDVAAVRQVEEAVRQALELADPQTSFFTSFVAGADVDAALDESSACALVRAELERGAVAAREAYGTLATFLRDELAPRAPQEDAVGRDRYALFSRAFLGAAVDLEETYRWGVEELARVVAEQQAVAEQIAGPGASVEQAVAALDADPARQLHGTEALRAWMQETSDAAIDALDGVHFTIPEALRTLECRIAPTQTGGIYYTGPSDDFSRPGRMWWSVPADVTTFGTWREKTTVYHEGVPGHHLQIGQAVAARDTLNRWRRLACWTSGFGEGWALYAERLMADLGFLDDPGDRFGMLDSQRLRAARVVFDIGVHLGLPAPAEWGGGTWDADKGWELLRANVNMPESSVRFEWMRYLGWPGQAPSYKVGQRLWEQTRDEAAGTARTRGEGFDLRAFHASALDLGALPLDVLKQVFATA